The following are from one region of the Salvia splendens isolate huo1 chromosome 2, SspV2, whole genome shotgun sequence genome:
- the LOC121766430 gene encoding F-box protein GID2-like, whose product MKRPLADEESDSTASDKDANKKIKQNSEEQVEKMTEMSKEAEAEAEAVLLDENLLYEVLRRVEDGSTLAKAASVSRQWRQTAHDERIWELICTRHYHRSPTQLRAVVSALGGFRRLYSSHLWPLLKPASSSSSSPALPPPAAAVSSSWPGLPPAPAPGPARSTARWGKDEVNLSLSLLSIKYFEKMSFNHRSK is encoded by the coding sequence ATGAAGCGCCCCCTCGCCGACGAAGAATCCGATTCCACCGCCAGCGACAAAGACGCGAATAAGAAGATCAAACAGAACAGCGAAGAACAAGTAGAAAAAATGACAGAGATGTCgaaggaggcggaggcggaggcggaggcggtgcTGCTGGACGAGAATCTGCTATACGAGGTTCTCCGCCGCGTCGAGGACGGCTCCACCCTGGCCAAGGCGGCCTCCGTCAGCCGCCAGTGGCGCCAAACCGCTCACGACGAGCGGATCTGGGAGCTGATCTGCACGAGACATTACCACCGCAGCCCGACGCAGCTGCGCGCCGTCGTCTCGGCGCTCGGCGGATTCCGCCGCCTCTACTCGAGCCACCTCTGGCCGCTACTGAAGCCGGCTTCCTCTTCTTCGTCGTCGCCCGCGCTGCCTCCTCCTGCTGCTGCGGTGTCTTCCTCGTGGCCTGGGCTTCCTCCAGCTCCGGCGCCGGGGCCGGCAAGGTCAACGGCGCGGTGGGGGAAGGATGAAGTGAATCTCTCGCTTTCCTTACTCTCGATTAAGTATTTCGAGAAGATGAGTTTCAATCACCGAAGCAAATGA